A window of Oryza glaberrima chromosome 2, OglaRS2, whole genome shotgun sequence genomic DNA:
AAGTGCAAAAAATGCCCATAAGTGAAGTAAGATCTTGTGTTGTCCAGCCAGAAGCCACTTTTATGGTGAGCACTATCCTAAGCAGCTGGGAAACCGCTGACCACCCTATGTATGCTTACCCTTTCACTACCCAGACATACCTGCTTATTATGCAATGTCAGGAAGTGAATTCAGTCTATCTGCTTACACTTCAATTGGGTGTGCGCAGTAAGCCGACCCTGATGTAAAACGACATGATTTTCGATATGATTGGGATCAGTCTTCCGTACTCTAGAGTTGTTATAGGTTCATAAATATTCGGTGAATTATGCATGCAACTCCCCTTACGAATGAAGCTCATATCCGATGGCGGAGAGGCTCGTCGGTGCAAtacggagtgaaggaagaacgaAGGGGATGAGGACAATAAATACGAAAGACATGTGTTACTAGGTATGGAGAGAAGGGGCAGCTAATTCCAtttcaagaagaaagaagagaaggaggagCTACTGAGACGGTCAAGCTGAAAAGTGATCTCGCTTTACCCGATCCCCAAGCACTGACATTGATAGAAGTCTGGTTTGCAGCATCGGCCAAACAGCTGACTCTTCTTTTTCGGATAAGATTTTCCAACTATTCATTCATAGCGGACGACCCTCCTCGGGTTTGTTATTTTCCTTCCAAGCCTCCGGTGTGCTATCTACCAACGAAACGCAGAATAGAAGATCCTGGAAACCCAGGAAGAGCGAATTCACTTTTCAGAAATATGTTCATTTGAAAGTGAACACGGAAAATAGGATTGGGGCTATAAATTGCTCTCTTTATGAAAGACCTCCATCTGTTTACTTTTGTGGTTGGTTACTAGCGATATTATGAGCATTTATCTCATTCTCCTGAGTAGACTACTTTTCTTCTATATCTAATCCTTTTAAGAAGTAATCGAACGGGTGGGGAAAGACCATCAAGTTCTTCGATATGATATGGTTTTTTATAAACCCACAAGGAAGTATTTGGATCTTTTAAGGCCAATCTTTTCTTGCCCTTGTGCTTAGCGGTGGTGCCAGGCATCGGTTGGCTATTAAGGATTAAGCTTCGACCCGACACATCTACTGCACGATCCTTTGGAGCCGGGGGCTGGATAAAACACAGAACTAAATCGACTTCCTTACCAGCATGTCTGGGATTCCTGTGGTTCTTACTGCCCCGGTGAATGTGTAGGTACGAATGACTATCAAAGAAAGTGAGACCTATAGGTTGGATTTTACTCCCTAGTCGTATCTTTTAGCAGGTTCGCTTTGGTCTTCTTTGTTGCCGTAGACCAGATTGAGCTACGATTGGGTTCTCATTCTCCCACGTGTCGCTCTAGCACATGCTGTATGGACGCATGCTACGGCGGATAATCCGCACAATGAGATTCTACTTTTATGGATTCCACTTTGGGGAAGGGTCCAATCTCCGGCTACTAAAAAGGTTTATGTCCCATGGGAAAAGTTTAGGCTTGTCTTACCTCTCTGCTGCGTTCGGACTCCCGCTACATAGTACTTCTGACACCGGAGAAGATGTAAGATTGATCCATCTTTTGAACTTCAGAGGTGAAAAACGACTTCCAGTTCACGAGCTCCTTCAATCGATAGAGAATCCGTATCGGTTGTCGATATCAGTTATAGATGGTTGCCGTTCGGGGGTGCTTAGGACCAGAGGTACTTGCATGCAgaccggagaggaggaggaaaactTAGAATGTCGTCTTTTGCGACATAACCAGGGCCCTCTTGCCCAAATTGAAACGTTAAATCCACGATGCGATGTCCATCTTTTTCATTTCATAATTTCCTGGAAAAAAAGAATTAACTAATGAATCAAACTTATCTTTATGGAAGATTCGGGAATATCTACACGAGTACTCATTTTGCAAACATAGCAGAAAATCTTCTAAAGAAATGGACATATTGATTTTATCCATTTTTGCTCTTGGGGCGTTGAACATGATAAAGGTGGAATGTCAGAGCAATTCAAATTATGTATGTAAGGCCCGTTGAAGTCCCCGAGAAAGAGTCTAAATAGGGCTATAAGTAGGCCGTTTGCTATTGCAATAAGGGCTGCTCGCCTTTCCTTTTGACGGCTTGGCTTCCTATCGCTCCTATGTAGTGGTCGGCCTTAAAAGTATCTTTGGACCCTACCATACCATCATGCATGCCTATGTTATAGTGCGTTAAGCTTCGCCAGAAGCAAGCAAGATGATGAAGCGAAGCTTCGTAGACAAGGCTCGTTCCGTGCTTGACTTACGAGCTCGTGTAGTAAGGCCTCGCCCTACTTCAATAAGGGCTTCTTATGCACTCCACCCGTAAACGAGCGTTAGAGCTTTTTGAGCGAGCGAGCGAAGCCTTCCTGGAGCTTCCCCCTTCCCTCACCCGAGAATTGCATTTCCGCTTCAGCTTCCCCGGTTTAGTTGGTTTGGAGGATTAATTGATTGGATACCCAATCcgcataatctttcaaagtcaCCGCTTCTACGACGATAGGCGTAAAGGCATGATTAGTTCCACAAATCTCACTGCACTGACCATAGTAAACTCCTTCTCGTTGTACCGAGATGGAGGTAAGATTTGAACGACCAGGTACAGCATCACATTTGACACCTGAGGAAGGTACAGCCCAACTATGAGGTACATCAGCGGGTGTTACAATCATACGTAGATGAGTTTTGGCTGGTACAACCACTCTATTGTCAACTTCTAATAAACGTGATTGACCCAATTCTGGATCATCTTCTGGAATCGTATAACTGTCAAAAGTGAGTGACTGTTCATCGGAACTGTTATAGTCCGAATACTCATAAGGTTGGGTCGACGCCCGCCTCCCCCCAAACTTTACTTGCAAGTTTCCCCGCAAAAAGCTCTCCACGCCTACTCTTATTTATAAAGAGCACTATTCTTCTTTAGTTAGGTAGTTCTCCCCCCTCTATGAGACCGTAAGACCCCGGTGGAATCGAAGGCCCGCTTACTAATAGGCAAGAGGGGACCCTTTCTCGCCCAGCCCTACCTACATCAGTGAAGCTGGAACCGAGGAAGACAATGTTCAACACACATGAGACAAAATGAAGGTATGGGACGGCCAGTTCACCACGGAAAGCGAATTCGATCCTTTAGTAGTCTTCTTTGTTCGAAAAATGCGCAGTGGAAAGGGATGCTAGTCGGCTTTGGCGAAGTTGTAGGCCCCAATAGATCAGATCAAGAGTGATTCCTCACCTATCCTGTCAGGGGCCAAGTCGAAGGCTCGAGTATAGATTCCCTATGCTCATGTGAACGGCCGGCCCGTAGATCTAAAAGGATCCATAGGCCCGACCGGAAAGTATGTTTGTCCACGAAAAAAAGTCGTTCATGAGACCTCGAATTCCCACGTTCCAGCCTGCATTATGCCAGCAGGTCCCACCCCCAATTTCTTGAGTCacccttatctaaaaaaaaaggacggAGTCTATCTAGATCATAGGATCACTGTATTCAGAGGTCAATTCTCTTTCTTTGACCTCCCACCGTTCACGACATCCCTTGCTTCTCGCAAGAACGGCTCCTCGGTGGAGGAGTAGAAGCGCTGGTCCCCTTCGGTCAAGTGCTTGTGCGTGCTCTTACCTACCGTAGGACCTCCGTCCCCGAAGCGAAGAAGGAGGAGCAGGAACAACAGGTTGTCCTCTCTTGGCCCAGTAGTTCCGCAACTACTACCGTGGTTGTTGCCAACGGGGATCCCCCATTCCGAAAGGTAACGGGGCCGGCCCTTAGGTCCAAAGTTGTATGCCACTGCTGTGGTGCCGATAGATTCACTACTAAAGCCCCGTTATCGGACATTGCAGGCTTAGCATCTATTTTTCGTATATCGCTCCACCACACCGAGAAGAGGTATGTGTACCTCCAGCAATAACAAGAATGGAACCATAGGCTCCTATGCTGGGAGCATTTCGGGGTATAGGTCTAACCACCTCAACTCTCCGTTTCTGGCATGCTATAGTTCTTTTAGTCTCTCGACGACGGGAATGGGAGATGACCGGTAAGCCAGATGCTTCGCGAACCACCGGTACATTTCGTTGCACTTAAATCACCCTCGTTAAGAGGCGCACTCCGATACCATTGATGTCCAATAGCTTTGATAGTAATGGCTGGATCTACTAATACCCCGTCCATTGAGTATAACAGAGCAAACGATGGTATAGCAATGAACAAAAGAATGACACTAGGAAATATGGTCCGAATAATTTCGATAGTAGTTCCATGAACAATCCTTTGCGGGATTGGATTAGTTTGCTCGTTGAAATGCCATAAAGCGCGAACCAACATCCGTGATACGAAAACCAAAATCAGAatgaggaagaaaaagatatCGTGATGTAAGTCAATGATTCCTTGCATCATAGGTGTTGCAGCGTCTTGAGATCCTAATTGCCATGGTTCCGCAGCATCACAAAGAGCGATTGTGAGGAATCGACATTCTAATGAACGAAGAATCATTGGAATTTCCCATCTTTTTTAGCTCTGCTCCTAGAAAGGAGACTGATCTTGACGTCGGCGTTGGTTTTTCCAACGAAAAACGAGAACATACTTTCACGAACTTCTAATCCAAAATGCTAGTTGCCTTGTAACGCATACACTGGAGCGTTTGTCCCATCGACGAAGGCCAATGAGACTACTATACGCGTTTTCCGAGGAGCAACATGATACTTTCTTTGCCGTTGGTTCCCAACTCTCCTTCCTTTTAATTTCCTTCCTCCCTTAAAGCTGAATCTCACCATTCGAGAAGCTATGGAATCGTCGACCCCCTTACCAAGTAGACTATGAAGTCACTTTCGTTTTTTTGGTTGTGTATGCTATGTGTTTGTGCCCCGTCATCTACGAAGTAAATTCGACAAGAAAGCTATCCGATGTATATTCGTTGGATATGATAATGAGCGAAAAGGGTGGAAGTGTTGTGACCCGAATACGAACCCTTGCTATACATCCCGAGTGTGGTCTTCGATGAAGCATCATCTTGGTCCCAAGCTGTAGTATTGCCAGATTCTGGAAACTTAGAAACTAGCTTGCAAGAAAAGCTAGAAAAGGAATTGCGGCCGCAGACATCAGCTAACCTACTTTAGTCGACTTTCCCCTTCCCGTAAAGTGGATCTGCCTTCTCCCGCTCAATAACACAGCTATTATCGTATCGCAAGCAGCAAGCGCTAAAAGAGAAGTGCCCAGCACTAACGCTATAAGAAGACCTTATCATGGGGATGAGTCTACTTCTTAGCTGCTCTTAAAGTTAGCGCTTTATGCTATTCAAGAAGGACTATAACACGAGTACTGCTCTCTTGCTCTTTCCTACCCTATAGAGTCAGACTAGACTTCCTTAGAAGTGATCCAAGGATCTCCCCTACTGTCTCTAGTCCCGTACTGACATAGTATAGTCTATTGATACAGTATCCACCCAGGCTCAAATCAAACCTGATTTAGGGTATGGAAAGGGAAAGGCACGTACACTTATTACTCGCCTGTCATAAAATAAAGGTCAAAGCCTGATAATAAATCAGGATGTCgacttcttcctttcttttatgATTGTCCTTGGCAAGGAAGTTCTGATCATTGCATTGGCATTCCATGTTTGCAGGCAGCTCTTATTGAGCCGGGGAAAGCTACTTTACCCCGAAATGCAAGCACTAGGTAGGCCCTTTCTAGCTTTCGGAAGAAAAAAACGATGATGACATAGTTGTCAGATACGCTTCTGTGGATGAAATAGTCGAGGTGGAATGTTTTTAAGGTTTGTCTTGACGATAGCGGAAAAGGATGAAAGCTTGATTCTTGGGATCGAGAAATGGCTTTTTTCATTTGGGACTGCCCTCTTCCAACACTAATACTATTAAGACTAAATCAGTCTATTGGGAACTAGAGGAAAGAGGAACTCGGGAACAAGAAGGTAGTTGGGGCTAAGCATGAGAGTAGTTAGCCTGAGATGGGTGTTTAGAGACTGGTAAGATATACGTATTTAATAGCTAGTTACGTGGACCTATGTTGTTTCAAAGCAGCTAGGTTTATGCCAGGGCCGGGAAAAGCATTCACTTGTAACCAAAACGGttatttcaagaaaggataCTCACACACTCCCTTTTGCTTCTTCTTCGCTTATCCAGTGGTGGGTCTCATCCTTGTCTTTCAAGCAAATATCCAGTATCTTTGTACCATAACCACTATCAATCACAGTCATAGAATGTTTCATTGAAGAATACCGAATCAGGTTATCATAAATCAGAGCCTGTTGACAATATACAGAGGTTCGAGTAGATTCATGAAGCTTACTGTGTAGAATGCTGGAATTTTCATTGCATTCAAAGCATTAGTTATAAAGCAGTTGTGTACAGTGTAGATAGGAATATTCCAAATCATACAACATTTTGTAACCCATGAAGCTAAAGAAGCATCCAGTTGATGAATGCAATTAGCGAAAGTGGCCCTCATACATAGATTTCAGTCGATCCCGACTTTCTGTAGGCAATTTCAGCGTTATTTGATGTCTCTTTTTCGTCTGACCCAAACAAACATTGATTGATTTCGATTTCATGTAGTCCTGCACT
This region includes:
- the LOC127762850 gene encoding cytochrome c oxidase subunit 2 is translated as MILRSLECRFLTIALCDAAEPWQLGSQDAATPMMQGIIDLHHDIFFFLILILVFVSRMLVRALWHFNEQTNPIPQRIVHGTTIEIIRTIFPSVILLFIAIPSFALLYSMDGVLVDPAITIKAIGHQWYRIKFGGRRASTQPYEYSDYNSSDEQSLTFDSYTIPEDDPELGQSRLLEVDNRVVVPAKTHLRMIVTPADVPHSWAVPSSGVKCDAVPGRSNLTSISVQREGVYYGQCSEICGTNHAFTPIVVEAVTLKDYADWVSNQLILQTN